The Acinetobacter calcoaceticus sequence GCATGTGATTATTGATTATTGGCGTCGTCAACATATTGAAAATCTCTATCTCGATGCCCTACAAAACCTTCCACAAGAATATTATCCCTCTGCTGAGCATGAAGTTTATATTCAAGAAACCTTGTATCAGGTTCATTTAATATTAGAAAAACTCCCCACCCGAACGGCTCAAGTGTTTTTGATGTCTCAGCTAGACGGCATGACTTATCGAGAAATTAGTGAAAAAATGAATATTTCTGAGGCCACTGTAAAAAGAGATATGAAACAAGCTTTTTTGGCTTGCATAGACCTCTATCATTAAACCCGTTAAACGCGCTTAAAATTTCTACCCTATGTCAGATATTACGAAAATCCCTCATCATGTTTTAGATGCAGCCGCAGATTGGTTGGTCCTTTTGCATTCAGGGGAAATGACAGCGTTACAGCAGCAACAGTTTGAGCAATGGAAAGCTGAAAAAAAAGAACATCAATTAGCACTCCAGCAAATGGAAAAGTTTAGCCACGGTTTAACAAACCTTGCAGGTAACTTCCCTTCCGAAGCTTTAGTCCAGTCTAATCAAAAATTTAATCTCGCTGCAAAACGCAATCTGCTGTTAAGCCTTTCAGGCTTAGTCATCGTTGGCTTGTCTGCCTATTGCATCCCTTGGGAAAAATGGCAATCTGACTATCACACCAAAGTGGGCGAAATTAAAAAAGTATCGTTAAAAGATGGTTCACAACTCATTATGGCAAGTAATTGCTATGTCGATA is a genomic window containing:
- a CDS encoding RNA polymerase sigma factor — its product is MNLNVDKQVWFSQIYRSQQSTLLSWFKHKLQHHHQSEDLSQEVFYRALKSEYSFKQIKEPQAWLMGIAKHVIIDYWRRQHIENLYLDALQNLPQEYYPSAEHEVYIQETLYQVHLILEKLPTRTAQVFLMSQLDGMTYREISEKMNISEATVKRDMKQAFLACIDLYH